The region GGCGGAGGAGGACGGCACCGCGGCCAAGGTGATGTCCACCACGGGCATCACCCGGGCCGCGGCCGAAGTTCACATCACCGAGGAGTTCACCAAGGCGATCAGCGCACGGCGTTGAGCGCCTCGGGAAGGGTGAACGCGCCCGCGTAGAGCGCCTTGCCGACGATCGCGCCCTCGACGCCGTCCCGGGACAGGGCGGCCAACGCCACCAGATCGTCCACACTGGACACGCCGCCGGACGCGATGACCGGCGCGTCGGTGCGGTCGCACACCTCGCGCAGCAGGTCCACGTTCGGCCCCTGCAACGTCCCGTCCTTGCCCACGTCGGTGACCACGTACCGGGCGCACCCGTCGCGGTCCAGCCGGTCGAGCACCTCCCACAGGTCCCCGCCGTCCTGGGTCCACCCGCGAGCCGCCAGCCGGTGCCCGTCCGCCGTGATCCGGACGTCCAGCCCGACCGCGATCCGCTCGCCGTGCTCGGCGATCGCCTTGGCGCACCACACCGGGTCCTCCAGCGCGGCGGTCCCGAGGTTCACCCGGGCGCACCCGGTGGCCAGCGCGGCGGCGAGCGAAGCGTCGTCCCGGATCCCGCCGGACAGCTCCACCCGCACGTCCAGCTCGCCCACGACCCGCGCGACGAGCTCCCGGTTGCTCCCGCGACCGAAGGCCGCGTCGAGGTCCACCAGGTGGACCCACTCCGCGCCGTCGCGCTGCCACGCCAGGGCGGCGTCCAGCGGGGAGCCGTAGGAGGTCTCGGTGCCGGCCTCGCCCTGCACGAGTCGGACGGCTTGACCGGCGGCCACGTCAACGGCCGGAAGCAACGTGAAAGTCACGCGAACAGCCTAGTTGCCACCGGTGCCGGCGCACGGCCGCCCCCGTCAGCGGAAGCTGTGCAGCCAGTTCTCCAGGAGGTGCGCCCCGGCGTCCCCGGACTTCTCCGGGTGGAACTGCGTGGCCCACAACGGCCCGTTCTCCACGGCGGCCACGAAGTCGTCGTCGCCGTGGGTGGCCCACGTCACCAGCGGAGGCCGGATCACCTCGGAGGGCTCCAACTCCCAGCGGCGAACCGCGTAGGAGTGCACGAAGTAGAAGCGCGTGTCGGCCGACAGCCCCGAGAACAACCGACTGCCCTCCGGGACCCGGACCGTGTTCCAGCCCATGTGCGGCACCACGGGCGCGGCAAGCCGCTCGACCGTCCCGGGCCACTCACCGCAGCCCTCGGTCAGCACGCCGTGCTCGATCCCCCGGTCGAACAGGATCTGCATACCCACGCAGATGCCCAGGACAGGTCGACCACCGGCGAGCCGCTCGCCGACGATCCGCCCACCCTTGACCGAGTTGAGCCCCTCCATGCACGCCGCGTAAGCCCCGACCCCCGGCACGACCAGCCCGTCGGCGTCCAGCGCGGCCCGCCGGTCGGAGGTGACCTCGACCGAGGCCCCGACCCGCTGGAGGGCGCGCTCGGCGGAACGCAGGTTGCCGGATCCGTAGTCCAGTACGACGACTCGTGGTGCCACGACACCAGGCTAGGCCAACGGAGCCCCACCCTGCGTCACGGGCACCACGGGCAACACCGTGTTGATCGCCAACCCGGCCCGATCAGGAAGGGCCCGAACCCACGTGTCGGCCCGCCCCTGCGACACCAGCGACCGGACCTCGGCCACGTCGGCGGGCAGCGCCAACTCCCCGGACACCGCCTTCAACCGCCACCACCCGACAACCCCCACCAACCGCCGAGCGGACCCGGAGAACCCGCTGGTCTCCCCGTCCGAC is a window of Saccharothrix espanaensis DSM 44229 DNA encoding:
- the priA gene encoding bifunctional 1-(5-phosphoribosyl)-5-((5-phosphoribosylamino)methylideneamino)imidazole-4-carboxamide isomerase/phosphoribosylanthranilate isomerase PriA, which codes for MTFTLLPAVDVAAGQAVRLVQGEAGTETSYGSPLDAALAWQRDGAEWVHLVDLDAAFGRGSNRELVARVVGELDVRVELSGGIRDDASLAAALATGCARVNLGTAALEDPVWCAKAIAEHGERIAVGLDVRITADGHRLAARGWTQDGGDLWEVLDRLDRDGCARYVVTDVGKDGTLQGPNVDLLREVCDRTDAPVIASGGVSSVDDLVALAALSRDGVEGAIVGKALYAGAFTLPEALNAVR
- the hisH gene encoding imidazole glycerol phosphate synthase subunit HisH, with product MAPRVVVLDYGSGNLRSAERALQRVGASVEVTSDRRAALDADGLVVPGVGAYAACMEGLNSVKGGRIVGERLAGGRPVLGICVGMQILFDRGIEHGVLTEGCGEWPGTVERLAAPVVPHMGWNTVRVPEGSRLFSGLSADTRFYFVHSYAVRRWELEPSEVIRPPLVTWATHGDDDFVAAVENGPLWATQFHPEKSGDAGAHLLENWLHSFR